Proteins encoded together in one Thalassotalea crassostreae window:
- a CDS encoding MFS transporter — MSTEIGALERIHQEPMKVGQWYIVAICIGILALDGYDVLAIAFAAPGMTAEWGLSKAVLGIILPAELVGMALGSIIMGALADSKGRRPTMLLGLVILTVGMGIAGVAPNIYVLGAARVFTGIGIGGLLAAATATSSDYCNNKNRSLAVVLVAGGFAFGVYLGATFLAPLLKEYDWRVTFYLGAVLSLLFIPLVYALVPETITYLERKRPEGALEKIQNIMRRLGHSIPTALLPIEEKKVEPVGVKSLFKNNLAIVTSILIFAYFANIATYYYFVKWLPTIVSDLGHSASEATKVLGIISLGGVFGSIGMGIVARFVSIRILMVVSLICAAIGVAGFPYFTETLTSMKQIGFFTGAFVFAAISGFFGLFAASFPSSLLGSGSGLVLGIGRGGAVLGPMIPGFLFAAGMALESVALIMAAGSFLAGLTVLFLKKQRI, encoded by the coding sequence ATGAGTACTGAAATTGGGGCTTTGGAAAGAATTCATCAAGAGCCGATGAAAGTAGGGCAATGGTATATCGTTGCAATCTGTATCGGCATTTTAGCGTTAGATGGTTATGACGTTTTAGCCATTGCTTTTGCTGCACCAGGAATGACTGCAGAATGGGGCTTATCGAAGGCGGTTTTAGGTATTATCCTGCCAGCAGAACTTGTCGGTATGGCTCTGGGTTCTATTATTATGGGGGCTCTCGCCGACTCAAAAGGGCGTAGACCAACAATGCTACTTGGCTTGGTGATATTAACCGTCGGTATGGGGATTGCAGGCGTAGCACCCAATATTTATGTGTTGGGTGCCGCTCGGGTCTTCACTGGTATCGGTATTGGTGGCTTACTTGCTGCTGCTACTGCGACTTCATCGGACTACTGTAATAATAAAAACCGTTCTCTTGCTGTTGTATTAGTTGCTGGTGGCTTTGCCTTTGGCGTATACCTTGGGGCTACCTTTTTAGCGCCTTTACTAAAAGAATATGATTGGCGTGTTACCTTTTATCTAGGTGCGGTGCTGAGCTTATTATTTATCCCGTTAGTCTATGCGTTGGTACCGGAAACTATCACTTATCTTGAGCGTAAACGCCCAGAAGGTGCATTAGAGAAAATCCAGAATATAATGCGACGTTTGGGTCATTCTATTCCAACGGCATTGCTGCCAATAGAAGAGAAAAAGGTTGAGCCAGTCGGCGTTAAAAGTCTATTCAAAAATAATTTAGCGATTGTTACCTCGATTTTGATTTTTGCCTATTTCGCTAATATTGCGACTTATTATTATTTTGTGAAATGGCTACCGACAATTGTATCTGATCTTGGTCACTCTGCATCAGAGGCGACTAAAGTTTTGGGCATTATTAGTTTAGGTGGCGTGTTTGGCTCTATTGGTATGGGCATTGTTGCTCGCTTTGTATCGATCAGAATATTAATGGTGGTTAGTCTAATCTGTGCTGCGATAGGCGTTGCTGGATTCCCTTATTTTACTGAAACATTAACAAGTATGAAACAGATAGGATTCTTTACAGGTGCCTTTGTTTTTGCTGCAATTTCAGGTTTTTTCGGTTTGTTTGCCGCATCCTTCCCGTCTTCATTGCTAGGATCAGGTTCAGGCTTAGTGCTTGGTATTGGCCGTGGTGGCGCAGTATTAGGGCCAATGATCCCAGGGTTTCTTTTTGCCGCAGGCATGGCGCTAGAAAGTGTCGCACTAATTATGGCTGCAGGTTCGTTTCTCGCTGGCTTAACGGTGTTATTTTTGAAAAAGCAGCGAATATAA
- a CDS encoding DUF3185 family protein produces MNSKIIGIVLIIAGVALAIWGYNLYDSAGSQVSRAFSGDAPLESWAAMIGGVVCVLLGIAKVK; encoded by the coding sequence ATGAATAGTAAAATTATCGGAATAGTGCTCATCATTGCTGGCGTCGCTTTAGCGATTTGGGGATATAACCTTTATGATTCTGCAGGTTCTCAAGTTAGCCGTGCATTTAGTGGTGATGCACCACTAGAGTCTTGGGCGGCGATGATTGGTGGCGTGGTTTGTGTGTTACTTGGCATTGCAAAAGTAAAATAG
- a CDS encoding flavin reductase family protein translates to MFFDVDEIENQAKYRLLNGGVTPRPIAWISTRSSAGVDNIAPYSFFTVASCNPPVLLYTQVTQRNKIDKDTLTNLRDTGECVVNIVNAELLEKMNQTSAAIDHDISEFDYANVEQCASHRVTPYSVKQSPVRYECTLREIISVSEAASGGTVILLDVKCIYVRDDLLEEGNINQHLIDSVGKMGGDLFSLTEQRVKLERP, encoded by the coding sequence GTGTTTTTTGACGTTGATGAAATAGAAAACCAAGCTAAATATCGTTTGCTCAATGGCGGCGTGACACCTCGACCAATTGCATGGATAAGTACTCGTTCAAGTGCTGGCGTGGATAACATTGCACCTTATTCTTTTTTTACTGTGGCAAGCTGCAATCCACCGGTGCTTTTGTATACCCAAGTTACCCAACGAAACAAAATTGATAAGGATACCTTAACTAACTTAAGGGACACTGGCGAATGTGTCGTTAACATAGTCAACGCCGAGCTTTTAGAAAAAATGAACCAAACAAGCGCCGCTATCGATCATGATATAAGCGAGTTTGACTATGCCAATGTTGAGCAGTGTGCAAGTCATAGAGTAACGCCATATTCGGTTAAACAATCTCCGGTCCGATACGAATGTACGTTACGAGAAATTATTTCGGTTAGCGAAGCAGCGAGTGGCGGAACAGTTATTTTATTAGATGTAAAATGTATTTATGTCCGCGATGACTTGCTTGAAGAAGGTAATATCAATCAGCACCTAATTGATTCTGTTGGAAAAATGGGTGGTGATTTGTTCTCATTAACTGAACAAAGAGTGAAATTAGAACGTCCGTAA
- a CDS encoding LytTR family DNA-binding domain-containing protein: MTNRETPQQKQGTEPLFTRKRVISSLFISICVGLFIGYLAPFGMGQLSIWISIGYWVSTCIIGYFIYAPSMHFVDILLQDSINIRWHRVAVGTLLGSFLMGFTVPVCTWLFFNMPINYQVQFFQVFPKAVVIGGAISIITMMRDHIKQQQQELELKELEAKNSQLLPNNLENEKLAHLMEQVPLEKRGDLLCLEMADHYLKIYTDKGNHLLLMRFKDAMNLLANYPGMQTHRSWWVAKEAVTHVKKENRKISLVLTNDIEVPVSRTYQDSIKQAGFN; encoded by the coding sequence TTGACGAATCGTGAAACACCCCAGCAAAAACAAGGGACAGAGCCACTTTTTACCCGTAAAAGGGTGATTAGCAGTTTATTTATATCGATTTGCGTTGGCTTATTTATTGGCTATTTAGCACCTTTTGGGATGGGCCAATTGTCTATATGGATATCGATTGGTTATTGGGTTTCTACTTGTATAATTGGTTACTTTATTTACGCACCATCGATGCATTTCGTAGATATTCTATTGCAAGATTCAATTAACATTCGTTGGCATCGGGTTGCTGTTGGCACGTTACTCGGTAGTTTTTTAATGGGCTTTACTGTCCCAGTATGCACTTGGCTATTTTTCAATATGCCGATTAATTACCAGGTTCAATTTTTCCAAGTTTTCCCAAAAGCGGTCGTGATTGGTGGTGCAATTAGTATCATTACCATGATGAGAGACCATATTAAGCAGCAGCAACAAGAACTAGAATTGAAAGAGCTCGAGGCGAAAAATAGTCAGCTGCTTCCGAACAATCTAGAAAATGAAAAGTTGGCACATTTAATGGAGCAGGTACCCCTAGAAAAGCGAGGAGATTTACTTTGTTTAGAAATGGCAGATCATTACCTAAAGATATATACCGATAAAGGAAATCATCTTTTATTAATGCGCTTTAAAGACGCTATGAACTTACTCGCTAATTACCCAGGAATGCAAACTCATCGCTCGTGGTGGGTTGCTAAAGAAGCCGTTACTCATGTAAAAAAAGAAAACCGCAAAATAAGTTTAGTCTTAACTAACGATATTGAAGTACCTGTTTCTCGAACTTATCAAGACAGTATAAAACAAGCTGGATTTAATTAA
- a CDS encoding YkgJ family cysteine cluster protein translates to MQECNQCGKCCTKYGGGDLAVSTSEIELWELFQPEIFKFVKNKQIWFDPKTGNKLERCPFLQTEAKANELAATKYTCSIYLDRPEDCRHYPSRIDEMLKDECEMLEQQDLKNPKQAQRKLDVLMIDSRPASLS, encoded by the coding sequence ATGCAAGAATGTAATCAATGCGGCAAGTGCTGTACAAAATATGGTGGTGGTGACTTAGCGGTCTCAACATCAGAGATAGAGCTATGGGAGTTATTCCAACCAGAGATTTTCAAGTTCGTAAAAAACAAGCAAATATGGTTTGATCCAAAAACCGGCAATAAATTAGAGCGCTGCCCATTTTTACAAACCGAAGCGAAAGCAAACGAATTAGCTGCGACTAAATACACTTGCAGTATATATTTAGATCGACCAGAGGACTGCCGCCATTACCCTAGTCGTATTGACGAAATGCTCAAAGATGAGTGCGAAATGCTCGAACAGCAAGACTTAAAAAATCCAAAACAAGCGCAACGAAAGCTCGACGTTTTAATGATCGATAGCCGACCGGCGAGCTTAAGTTAA
- a CDS encoding carotenoid oxygenase family protein → MQRRELLKSIGLASVGVGASIAMPKALGAAATKSLTKSPKNIAVNFKELFNQALAKDPDLIGFANVEHDFDTKSLQLEGKIPKDLQGVFYRNGPGKHERGDMRYKHLFEGDGMLQRFDIADGKIIHHGKFIGTPKFKTEQKAEQFLYSGPDTKLANSLPVSSSDMVNTANTNVIPVGDDLWALWEAGSPAVIDSDTLEFKQFEALGKDTKYTNSLKGLPFSAHPKISPDGDIWNFGLGPAGHIVLYHLAANGTVKNVGVINAQYNGGMLHDFLMTDKHLLIILPSIVADRSIQGYFAGTQFDQNVAMTVLVVSKQSLAIKSRVELPPGFAFHYGNAWEDIDGTIHFDASLYPDLDVLHKLSDVMQGQMSHVNSRARTAFYTIKNNGTYDMQILDSISEFPRVSDHVVGLKNDYLYHLSANQNSFWSDTVSSINTDTGKEQHFHFGEDYLVEEHVSVCPKQKQGTGYLIGTALHVPSKRTCLNIFDVSNLGQGPICRAWLPYHLPLGFHGNFKIKQS, encoded by the coding sequence ATGCAACGCAGAGAATTACTTAAAAGTATTGGTTTAGCGAGTGTTGGAGTAGGCGCAAGTATAGCAATGCCGAAGGCGCTTGGCGCTGCGGCGACTAAATCATTGACAAAATCACCTAAAAATATTGCGGTTAATTTTAAAGAGTTATTTAACCAAGCTTTGGCCAAAGACCCTGATCTAATTGGCTTCGCCAATGTTGAACATGATTTTGATACAAAGTCACTGCAACTCGAAGGTAAAATACCTAAGGACTTACAAGGTGTGTTTTATCGCAATGGCCCAGGTAAACATGAACGTGGAGATATGCGTTACAAACACCTTTTTGAAGGTGACGGCATGTTACAGCGGTTTGATATTGCCGATGGAAAAATAATCCATCATGGCAAGTTTATCGGTACACCTAAATTTAAAACAGAGCAAAAAGCTGAGCAGTTTTTATATTCAGGCCCAGATACTAAATTGGCTAACTCATTGCCAGTATCTAGCTCAGATATGGTCAATACAGCTAATACCAACGTTATACCTGTAGGTGATGATTTATGGGCGCTATGGGAAGCAGGTTCTCCGGCAGTGATAGATTCGGACACCTTAGAATTTAAGCAATTTGAGGCTTTAGGGAAAGATACAAAATATACCAATAGTTTAAAAGGATTGCCATTCTCAGCACACCCGAAAATATCTCCTGATGGTGATATTTGGAACTTTGGCTTAGGTCCTGCAGGTCATATCGTTCTGTATCATTTAGCCGCAAACGGAACGGTTAAAAATGTTGGTGTGATAAATGCCCAGTACAATGGTGGAATGTTGCATGACTTTTTGATGACCGATAAGCATCTGTTAATTATCTTACCGTCAATTGTTGCAGACCGCTCAATACAGGGGTATTTTGCTGGCACTCAATTTGATCAAAATGTGGCTATGACGGTGCTTGTGGTTAGTAAGCAATCTCTTGCCATTAAAAGCCGAGTAGAGTTGCCTCCAGGATTTGCGTTTCATTATGGTAATGCTTGGGAAGATATCGATGGCACCATACACTTTGATGCCAGCCTTTATCCTGATTTAGACGTTCTCCACAAACTATCAGATGTTATGCAGGGACAAATGAGTCATGTTAACTCACGAGCAAGAACAGCGTTTTATACCATAAAAAACAATGGTACATATGATATGCAAATACTTGATAGCATTTCTGAATTTCCAAGGGTGAGCGATCATGTCGTGGGCTTGAAGAATGATTACCTATATCACTTATCAGCAAATCAAAATAGCTTTTGGAGTGATACAGTTTCATCAATTAATACCGATACTGGTAAAGAACAGCACTTTCATTTCGGTGAAGATTATTTGGTGGAAGAACACGTTTCAGTGTGCCCAAAACAAAAACAAGGCACGGGATATTTAATTGGCACCGCCTTGCATGTACCAAGTAAACGCACTTGTTTAAATATCTTTGATGTTAGCAATCTTGGCCAAGGGCCGATTTGTAGAGCGTGGCTGCCTTATCATTTACCGTTAGGTTTTCATGGTAATTTTAAAATTAAACAAAGTTAG
- a CDS encoding DUF1428 domain-containing protein → MNYVDGFVLAVPKKNKEQYVKHAFDAAQVFKECGALNVADCWGDDVPDGEVTSFPLAVKCEENEVVCFSWVVWPSKEVRDEGINKAMEDPRLSSEVNPMPFDGRRMIFGGFNMIVNE, encoded by the coding sequence ATGAATTATGTAGATGGTTTTGTTTTGGCTGTTCCAAAAAAAAATAAAGAGCAATATGTAAAACATGCTTTTGATGCGGCTCAGGTTTTTAAGGAATGCGGCGCGCTTAATGTCGCAGATTGTTGGGGGGATGATGTGCCCGATGGTGAGGTTACTTCATTTCCGTTAGCGGTAAAATGCGAAGAGAATGAAGTTGTTTGTTTTTCTTGGGTTGTTTGGCCGTCAAAAGAGGTGCGTGATGAAGGCATCAATAAAGCAATGGAAGACCCAAGATTATCATCTGAGGTTAACCCAATGCCGTTCGATGGCAGGCGTATGATTTTTGGTGGCTTCAATATGATTGTAAATGAATAG
- a CDS encoding NAD(P)/FAD-dependent oxidoreductase produces the protein MLRLTNIKLDLNHQPQDLENAILTKLNIDQSQLVNFTVFKRGYDARKKNNIILMYTLDVETKCDEELLARFEKDQHVRVSPDTSYHFVAQAPETITKRPVVIGMGPCGLFAGLILAQMGFKPIILERGKEVRQRTKDTFGFWRKKILNTESNVQFGEGGAGTFSDGKLYSQVKDPKHYSRKVLNEFVDAGAPDEILYVSKPHIGTFKLVTMVERMRATITELGGEIRFEQRVDDIHFEELNDGSGKRKVVGLTLADGETIETDAIALAIGHSARDTFKMLHEKDVFIKSKPFSVGFRIEHEQSVIDEARFGKNAGHPILGAADYKLVHHCKNGRSVYSFCMCPGGTVVAAASEEGRVVTNGMSQYSRHERNANSAIVVGIDPKDYHPDGSTDDVLAGIEFQRRLEEQAYKLGGESYDAPCQLVGDFLAGRKSGEHGSVEPSYKPGVKYCDLSEALPDYAVEAIREALPAFERKIKGFSMAEATLTAVETRTSSPIQITRDKQTLQSLNTDGLFPAGEGAGYAGGILSAGIDGIKVAEAMALAMLEKTE, from the coding sequence ATGTTGCGCTTAACTAATATTAAGTTAGATCTAAATCATCAACCACAAGACCTTGAGAATGCTATTTTAACTAAGTTAAATATAGATCAAAGTCAGCTAGTTAACTTTACCGTGTTTAAGCGTGGTTACGATGCTCGCAAAAAGAACAACATCATTTTGATGTATACTTTAGATGTGGAAACAAAGTGCGATGAAGAATTATTAGCACGATTTGAAAAAGATCAACACGTCCGAGTTAGTCCAGATACAAGTTACCATTTTGTTGCACAAGCACCTGAAACTATTACTAAACGCCCTGTCGTCATTGGCATGGGGCCATGTGGTTTATTTGCCGGTTTAATCCTTGCGCAAATGGGTTTTAAGCCAATTATTTTAGAACGCGGTAAAGAAGTTCGTCAAAGAACCAAAGATACCTTTGGCTTTTGGCGCAAAAAAATCCTGAATACTGAGTCTAATGTTCAGTTTGGCGAAGGCGGCGCCGGCACTTTCTCTGATGGTAAACTTTATAGTCAGGTTAAAGATCCAAAACATTACAGCCGAAAAGTATTAAATGAGTTTGTTGATGCTGGCGCACCAGATGAAATTTTATATGTTAGTAAGCCACACATAGGTACCTTTAAATTAGTCACTATGGTCGAACGTATGCGCGCAACAATCACTGAGCTTGGTGGTGAAATACGCTTCGAACAACGCGTTGATGATATTCATTTTGAAGAACTTAATGATGGCTCAGGAAAGCGCAAAGTCGTTGGCTTAACGCTTGCTGATGGTGAAACCATTGAGACCGATGCTATTGCGCTTGCAATTGGACACAGCGCCCGAGACACCTTCAAGATGCTCCATGAAAAAGACGTCTTTATTAAATCAAAACCATTTTCTGTTGGCTTTCGCATCGAACATGAACAGTCGGTTATTGATGAAGCTCGATTTGGCAAAAATGCTGGTCATCCAATTTTGGGTGCTGCAGATTATAAGCTAGTGCATCATTGTAAAAATGGCCGCTCGGTTTACAGTTTTTGTATGTGCCCTGGTGGCACCGTGGTTGCTGCAGCTTCTGAAGAAGGTCGTGTAGTGACAAACGGTATGAGTCAATATTCACGCCATGAACGCAATGCAAATAGCGCCATTGTTGTTGGCATCGATCCAAAAGATTACCACCCTGATGGCAGCACCGATGATGTGTTAGCAGGAATTGAATTTCAACGCCGATTAGAAGAACAAGCTTACAAGCTTGGTGGTGAGAGTTATGACGCACCGTGCCAGCTTGTTGGTGATTTCTTAGCGGGTCGTAAAAGTGGTGAACACGGTAGTGTCGAACCATCGTACAAACCGGGCGTTAAATATTGTGATTTAAGCGAGGCACTTCCTGATTATGCGGTTGAAGCGATTCGTGAAGCATTACCAGCATTTGAACGCAAAATTAAGGGTTTCTCAATGGCTGAGGCAACATTGACCGCTGTTGAAACTCGCACATCATCGCCGATTCAAATTACTCGCGATAAGCAAACACTACAAAGCTTAAATACTGATGGTTTGTTTCCTGCAGGTGAAGGTGCTGGTTATGCTGGAGGTATTTTATCGGCAGGTATCGACGGTATCAAAGTTGCTGAAGCAATGGCTTTAGCAATGTTAGAAAAGACAGAATAG
- a CDS encoding acyltransferase family protein, with protein sequence MEIRKLNSLRAIAALIVFITHFSDVTHWLDGALGGGSGAYGVMLFFLLSGFLMSYLYLDKAFSKDNIKHYIVARIGRVVPLYLLIVFASYFLSQAGSDVLYQIPDFNSLLGHFLFMVGDRVLWSIPPEVQFYLIFIVFWSLSNHRSGYIYLAIVAVLIILFLTNFPRIYGDIYGVPYNMFNVIRSLPLFFVGVVFGLNYKKLNIPTYMKQHWLVLVLCLIPLMYPELSPVNTDAKHKMWLSYEVLLVMSTVFFCIVFLVPDNNILLANKVGDVIGKISYSLYLLHLPVIMQVNQLNLNIELKLLLSLAVSLLLAYISYRYFEKPIAQFIRVKTTNSSSQS encoded by the coding sequence TTGGAAATTAGAAAGTTAAATTCGTTGCGAGCAATTGCCGCTCTTATTGTTTTCATCACTCACTTTAGTGATGTAACTCATTGGCTTGATGGCGCTTTAGGTGGTGGCTCAGGCGCATACGGCGTAATGCTGTTTTTCTTGTTGAGCGGCTTTCTCATGTCTTATTTATATTTAGACAAAGCGTTTAGCAAAGACAACATTAAACATTATATAGTTGCGCGAATTGGCAGAGTTGTTCCGCTTTATCTGCTTATCGTGTTCGCCTCGTATTTTTTATCTCAAGCTGGCAGTGATGTACTGTATCAAATTCCCGATTTCAACTCGTTATTAGGTCATTTTTTATTCATGGTTGGCGATAGAGTGCTGTGGTCAATACCTCCAGAGGTTCAGTTCTATTTAATTTTTATTGTCTTTTGGTCACTAAGCAATCATAGATCTGGCTATATTTATTTGGCGATTGTAGCGGTGCTGATAATACTGTTTTTGACTAATTTTCCGCGAATTTACGGTGATATTTACGGCGTTCCTTATAATATGTTTAATGTGATCAGGTCACTGCCGCTATTTTTTGTCGGCGTAGTGTTTGGCCTGAATTATAAAAAGCTGAACATCCCTACATATATGAAACAACATTGGTTGGTATTGGTTCTATGCTTGATCCCGTTGATGTACCCTGAGCTTAGCCCCGTTAATACCGACGCCAAGCACAAAATGTGGCTAAGCTATGAAGTGTTGTTAGTTATGAGTACGGTGTTTTTTTGTATCGTATTTTTAGTGCCAGACAACAACATCTTATTAGCCAATAAAGTAGGGGACGTTATTGGCAAGATATCGTACTCGCTTTATTTGTTGCACCTACCCGTAATCATGCAAGTGAATCAACTAAATTTAAACATCGAGCTTAAACTGTTATTGTCATTAGCGGTGAGTCTTTTATTGGCATACATATCCTATCGATATTTTGAAAAGCCAATTGCTCAATTTATCCGAGTAAAAACTACGAACTCAAGCAGCCAAAGTTGA
- the fdxA gene encoding ferredoxin FdxA, giving the protein MAFVVTDNCIKCKYTDCVAVCPADAFYEGPNFLVISPDDCIDCDLCPIECPAEAIFQEDEVPEDQQDFIELNSELAKQWPRITEVKAPPKDAKEWDGVPNKIKHLIIDADD; this is encoded by the coding sequence ATGGCGTTTGTAGTAACCGACAATTGCATAAAATGTAAATACACCGATTGCGTCGCTGTATGTCCTGCCGATGCGTTTTATGAAGGCCCTAACTTTTTAGTGATCAGCCCTGACGACTGTATTGATTGTGATTTATGCCCGATTGAGTGTCCCGCCGAAGCTATCTTTCAAGAAGATGAAGTACCAGAAGATCAACAAGACTTTATTGAACTTAATAGTGAATTAGCAAAGCAATGGCCGCGAATTACTGAAGTAAAAGCGCCGCCTAAAGATGCTAAAGAATGGGATGGTGTACCAAATAAAATTAAACACCTTATCATCGATGCCGACGACTAA
- a CDS encoding hydrolase has translation MLNKHNTGLIVIDVQGKLASLVADSEAMLANIEVLIQGCKIVNLPIVWLEQNPQGLGATVAQISQHLHGDNKQPNEAIVKHTFSGCGSSEFVQAVADSNVKQWLVCGIEAHICVYQTAYALLEKGYDIEVVVDCVSSRDKANKDLAIDKLKHKGGSITSVEMCLYELIEDSRNAEFKQILSLIK, from the coding sequence ATGCTTAACAAACATAACACCGGTTTGATAGTGATTGATGTACAAGGAAAACTAGCAAGTCTGGTTGCCGACAGCGAAGCAATGTTAGCCAACATCGAAGTGCTAATTCAAGGCTGTAAAATCGTAAACTTACCTATTGTTTGGTTAGAGCAAAATCCACAAGGACTGGGGGCAACCGTTGCTCAAATAAGTCAGCATTTGCATGGTGATAATAAACAGCCAAATGAAGCCATCGTAAAACATACCTTTAGTGGTTGTGGCAGCAGTGAGTTTGTTCAAGCCGTGGCAGATAGCAATGTTAAACAGTGGTTAGTTTGCGGTATAGAAGCACATATTTGTGTTTATCAAACGGCCTATGCTTTATTAGAAAAGGGCTACGATATTGAGGTGGTTGTAGACTGCGTATCATCTCGCGACAAAGCCAATAAAGACTTGGCAATTGATAAGCTAAAACATAAAGGTGGTAGTATCACTAGTGTGGAAATGTGTTTGTATGAGCTGATTGAAGATTCGAGAAATGCAGAATTTAAACAAATACTTTCACTGATAAAATAA
- a CDS encoding DUF2141 domain-containing protein — protein MMKIFNRTSNTIAALLLSLSAQSANASNITFEISGVQAKGKLYIQLFKGEDNYQQGKAHNATIVVAKEGITKVSFADIEQGEYALRFFHDQDDNGEMATNLFGMPTEGYGFSNNAKPNYGPVDYSEIKFEVGKDQQVVNKTEVIY, from the coding sequence ATGATGAAAATTTTTAATCGTACATCAAATACTATAGCCGCTTTATTACTTTCACTTTCTGCTCAATCTGCCAATGCCAGTAATATTACCTTTGAAATTTCCGGTGTCCAAGCGAAAGGGAAACTATACATTCAACTATTTAAAGGTGAAGACAATTACCAACAAGGTAAAGCTCACAACGCTACGATAGTTGTCGCCAAAGAAGGTATTACTAAAGTGTCATTTGCTGATATTGAGCAAGGTGAATATGCCTTACGTTTTTTTCACGACCAAGATGACAATGGTGAAATGGCGACTAATTTATTTGGTATGCCGACGGAAGGTTACGGCTTTTCAAACAATGCGAAACCTAATTACGGGCCAGTTGATTACAGCGAAATCAAATTTGAGGTCGGTAAAGATCAGCAAGTTGTTAATAAAACAGAAGTGATTTACTAG
- a CDS encoding DUF3297 family protein: MSDTNQPTLPDRLAIDPRSPHYVKEVFEHNIGIRFNGKERTDVEEYCISEGWIKIASPKALDRRGQPMLIKLKGTVEAYYC; this comes from the coding sequence ATGAGCGACACTAATCAACCAACGTTACCGGATCGTCTTGCCATTGATCCGCGCAGCCCACATTACGTAAAAGAAGTTTTTGAACACAATATTGGTATCCGTTTTAACGGTAAAGAACGCACTGATGTTGAAGAGTACTGTATTAGCGAAGGTTGGATAAAAATTGCATCACCAAAAGCATTAGACCGCCGTGGTCAGCCAATGCTGATTAAACTTAAAGGTACTGTTGAAGCATACTATTGTTAA
- a CDS encoding cupin domain-containing protein, translating into MSFKAINFEEKLAKFNEHWSPRVIAEMNDYQFKLVKVKGEFVWHDHPDTDEVFVVIEGTLDIEFRDGTVTINTGEMFVVPKGKEHKPVANSECKVMIIEPKDVVNTGDRNSELTAENDVWI; encoded by the coding sequence ATGTCATTTAAGGCCATTAATTTTGAAGAAAAGTTAGCCAAGTTCAATGAACATTGGTCGCCCCGAGTTATTGCCGAAATGAACGATTACCAATTCAAGTTAGTAAAGGTTAAAGGCGAATTTGTCTGGCATGATCACCCTGATACAGATGAAGTGTTTGTTGTCATTGAAGGTACACTTGATATTGAATTTCGAGACGGTACGGTCACCATAAATACGGGAGAAATGTTTGTTGTGCCAAAAGGCAAAGAGCATAAACCGGTAGCAAATAGTGAATGCAAAGTGATGATAATAGAGCCTAAGGATGTCGTTAATACTGGCGATAGAAACTCTGAGCTAACTGCTGAAAACGATGTTTGGATCTAA
- a CDS encoding DUF5329 family protein: MNISKSIFILLSLISFNSFATSADEINHLLSYVESTQCKYERNGTMHTGSEAAEHINKKYEYYRDDIETTEDFIKYSATKSKMSGKYYKIHCADKAVVNSKDWLLSELKRYRLAKK; the protein is encoded by the coding sequence TTGAATATTAGTAAATCAATTTTTATTTTACTATCGTTAATTTCATTTAATTCGTTTGCTACAAGCGCTGATGAGATCAATCATTTACTAAGCTATGTAGAGTCTACACAATGTAAGTATGAACGAAACGGTACGATGCATACCGGTAGTGAAGCGGCTGAACATATTAATAAAAAATATGAGTATTATCGAGACGATATTGAGACTACAGAAGATTTTATTAAATACTCAGCAACAAAAAGTAAAATGTCCGGCAAGTATTATAAAATTCATTGTGCGGATAAAGCAGTTGTTAACAGTAAAGATTGGTTATTATCAGAGCTAAAGCGTTATCGGTTGGCAAAAAAATAA